The following proteins are encoded in a genomic region of Cydia fagiglandana chromosome 26, ilCydFagi1.1, whole genome shotgun sequence:
- the LOC134677301 gene encoding shematrin-like protein 2 codes for MGGTTICETTPSMSFGHGYNPYGVSGVGVGGTTVCETVPNIGSGGIGGTTVCETTKPSLGFGVGYGGVGGIGGTSVYETIPSYGMGYGMGGIGMGGIGMGGVGMGGLGGTTVYETTPSYGMGYGMGGIGMGGIGMGGLGMGGLGGTTIYETIPSYGMGYGMGGLGMGGLGMGGIGLGGLGGTTVFENIPSYGMGYGMGGIGMGGIGMGGIGGTTAYETIPSYGMGYGMGGIGMGGVGMGGLGMGGLGGTTVYETIPSYGMGYGMGGLGMGGIGMGGIGGTTVCETIPSYGMGYGMGGLGMSGIGMGGIGGTTVCETIPSYGMGGLGMGGIGMGGLGGTTVCETIPSNGMGGLGCGGLGGSTVCETIPTVSYGCNAGLGYPYAQGGYPGYGSLGCGGLGGLGMTPFL; via the exons ATGGGTGGTACTACAATATGTGAAACTACACCGAGTATGAGCTTTGGGCACGGGTATAATCCGTACGGTGTAAGTGGTGTCGGTGTTGGAGGTACTACGGTCTGTGAGACTGTACCTAATATAGGCTCTGGAGGGATTGGAGGTACAACGGTCTGTGAGACTACAAAACCTAGCCTAGGATTTGGAGTAGGTTATGGGGGCGTAGGTGGGATTGGTGGTACCTCAGTCTATGAAACCATCCCGAGCTATGGAATGGGCTACGGTATGGGTGGTATAGGTATGGGTGGTATAGGTATGGGTGGGGTAGGTATGGGTGGGCTTGGTGGTACCACAGTTTATGAAACCACCCCGAGCTATGGAATGGGCTACGGTATGGGTGGTATAGGTATGGGTGGTATAGGAATGGGTGGTCTAGGTATGGGTGGGCTTGGTGGTACCACAATCTATGAAACCATCCCGAGCTATGGAATGGGCTACGGTATGGGGGGTCTAGGTATGGGGGGTCTAGGTATGGGTGGTATAGGTTTGGGTGGGCTGGGTGGTACCACCGTCTTTGAAAACATCCCGAGCTATGGAATGGGCTACGGTATGGGTGGTATAGGTATGGGTGGAATTGGTATGGGTGGGATTGGTGGTACCACAGCCTATGAAACCATCCCGAGCTATGGAATGGGCTACGGTATGGGTGGTATAGGTATGGGTGGTGTAGGTATGGGTGGTCTAGGTATGGGTGGGCTTGGTGGTACCACAGTCTATGAAACCATTCCGAGCTATGGAATGGGCTACG GTATGGGGGGTCTAGGTATGGGTGGTATAG GTATGGGTGGGATTGGTGGTACCACAGTCTGTGAAACCATACCGAGCTACGGAATGGGCTACGGTATGGGGGGTCTAGGTATGAGTGGTATAGGTATGGGTGGGATTGGTGGTACCACAGTCTGTGAAACCATACCTAGCTACGGTATGGGGGGTCTAGGTATGGGTGGCATAGGTATGGGTGGGCTTGGTGGTACCACAGTCTGTGAAACCATCCCGAGCAATGGAATGGGTGGTCTAGGTTGTGGTGGTCTTGGAGGGTCTACAGTCTGTGAGACCATCCCGACTGTATCCTACGGTTGTAATGCAGGTTTAGGATACCCGTATGCCCAGGGTGGGTACCCTGGGTATGGATCTCTCGGTTGCGGAGGCCTGGGTGGTTTAGGTATGACTCCTTTTTTATGA